AATGGAATTAGCAGAAGACCGTATTGAAATTTTATCCCATAATCGGTATGTCCCAGACGACCAAAGAAATCTGGCTTATCAAGCAGCGAAATTATTAAAAGAGAAGTTTAATGTGAAAAAAGGTGTATCTATTACTATTGAAAAAACGATTCCAGTAGCAGCTGGATTAGCGGGTGGAAGTAGTGATGCAGCAGCGACATTACGTGGTCTTAATAAATTATGGAATTTAGGCCTTACGATTGATCAATTAGCAGAGCTTGGCGCAGAAATTGGATCAGATGTATCGTTTTGTGTATATGGTGGGACAGCAATTGCCACTGGAAGAGGAGAGCAGATTGAGCACATAAAAACTCCACCTTCTTGTTGGGTTATTTTAGCAAAGCCTCATATTGGTGTATCTACTGCTGATGTATATGGAAATTTAAAGTTAAATCGAGTTACACATCCAAATGTAGATAAAATGGTGGATGTCATAAACGCTGGAGACTACAAAGGGATTTGCGATACTGTTGGTAACGTTTTAGAAGATGTAACGTTTGCTATGCATCCTGAAGTTGCACGTATTAAAGCACAAATGAAGCGATTTGGAGCAGATGCTGTATTAATGAGTGGAAGTGGTCCAACTGTATTCGGCCTAGTGCACCATGATTCGCGAATGCATCGTATATATAACGGATTAAAAGGATTTTGTGAACAAGTATACGCAGTACGTTTATTAGGAGAGCGAGAAACGCTTGAATAAAGACGTATAATACGTTATGATTTGTTTAGAACATTCGTGATTTGAGGTGAGAGTATGAAAATTAGACGAAGTACAAGATTGGTCGATATGACTTATTACTTGTTACAAAACCCTCGTCAGCTAGTTTCTCTCACTTTTTTTGCTGAAAGGTATCAATCAGCTAAGTCTTCTATTAGTGAAGATTTAGTTATTATTAAGCAAACGTTTGAACAACAAGGGGTCGGCACATTGCAAACGATACCAGGAGCAGCAGGAGGAGTGAAATATATACCATATATAAGTGAAGAAGAGGCAGATCTAATTATTGGTGAGCTGTGTAGCTTATTCGAAAATCCAGATCGTATTTTGCCTGGTGGTTACTTATATATGACAGATCTTTTAAGTAATCCTCGTCATATTAATGGCGCAGGTCGTTTGTTTGCTTCTGTTTTTGCTAGGCAACCAATTGATGCAGTTATGACGGTGGCAACGAAGGGGATTCCACTTGCATATGCAGTGGCGAACTACTTAGATGTACCGGTAGTGATTGCAAGAAAAGATAATAAGGTAACAGAAGGACCAACTGTTAGTATTAACTATGTATCAGGTTCTTCTAAGCGAATTCAAACAATGACGTTAGCAAAGCGTAGCCTTCCAGAAGGATCAAATGTTTTAATTATTGATGACTTCATGAAAGCTGGCGGGACAATTCAAGGTATGATGAGTATGTTAGAAGAGTTTAAAGCTAATGTTGTTGGTATTGGTGTATTAGTAGAGTCTACAGATATTGAAGAAAGACTAATTAATAACTTTGTATCATTAATTCGTCTATCAGAAGTTGATGTGAAAGAAAAAGCGATTCAAGTGGAAAAGGGAAATTATTCACTGGCACCATTTGATGAAGGGATTGTTGAGGCTGAGTAAAAAGATAAAGCAAATAGCTTTATCTTTTTTTATTCTATTTATAAATTATAAAATAGATGGACAAACTGCTTTTCGTGCACTATTTTTAAAGAGTAAAAATAAATAATAAAAGGGTGAAAAGTATGAAAGTTGTTCAAACAAACAATGCACCACAAGCAATTGGACCATATTCACAAGGGATTATTGTAAATAATATGTTTTACAGTTCAGGACAAATTCCGTTAACTGCGAGTGGAGAGCTTGTAGCAGGAGACGTAACAGTACAAACAGAGCAAGTATTTCAAAATTTACAAGCAGTATTAGAAGAAGCAGGTGCTTCATTTGATACGGTAGTCAAAACAACAGTATTCTTAAAAGACATGGATGATTTTAATGCTGTTAATGAAGTATATGGATCTTATTTCTCTGCTCATAAGCCAGCTCGTTCTTGTGTACAAGTAGCAAAATTACCGAAAGATGTTTCTGTTGAAATCGAAGTAATTGCCCTAGTGAAGTAATTCTTTGTAAGCGATAACCTCTACTAATCTCTATATTCAATTACATTAAAAATTTTTATCTTAAAAATTTTTAAAAAATTAAAGGGAAAATAGAAATTTTGTGGAATTTATACAAATATATCGCTTATTTAGAAAAGGGTGGTGAACACAAGATGGAAGTGACTGACGTAAGATTACGCCGCGTAAACACAGAAGGCCGCATGAGAGCAATTGCCTCTATTACTCTAGACCATGAATTTGTTGTTCATGATATTCGTGTAATTGATGGTAATAATGGATTATTTGTAGCAATGCCAAGTAAACGTACTCCAGATGGAGAATTCCGTGACATTGCACATCCAATTAATTCTGGTACACGCTCTAAAATTCAAGATGCGGTTTTAACAGAGTATCATCGTTTAGGCGAGTTAGAAGAGGTTGAGTTTGAAGAAGCGGGCGCTTCGTAAAATTCGAATGAAAAGGGCTTTTTAAAGGAAGCCCTATAATTTTGCAACAAACTCCTGTAAGCATTTACAGGGGTTTGTTTTTTTGTAGTTATATACGTTTCTTGTTCTTAAGATTCTGAATTCGAAGAAATGAAGAGATAAACTTCTAATTTTTTCAAAATCATTTTAAATAGTATAGCTTATTTCTTAAAAAAGATACTAAAGAGTAAAACATCTTATAAGAATTATGGTAAAATTTAATAGTTAAAATGTGTTTCTTGAAATATATGATGATTTAGGATAATATCGTTAATGGATAAATAGGTTGCGATGGAGGGTCTATATGTCAAACAGATTTGCAGTGATTCTAGCTGCAGGTAAAGGCACACGTATGAAGTCTAAGCTATACAAAGTGCTTCATCCTGTATGTGGAAAACATATGGTACAACATGTTGTCGATCAAGTATCTCAATTAGGGTTGCAGAAACTTGTAACAGTCGTAGGACATGGTGCTGAAATGGTACAAGAACAGCTAGGAAACGTAAGTGAGTTTGCATTACAAGCAGAACAACTTGGTACAGCGCATGCTGTAGATCAAGCTGCAGGTGTACTTGCAAATGAAGAAGGAACAACTTTAGTTATTTGTGGTGATACGCCGCTAATAACTGCTGAAACGATGGAAGCATTACTTCAGCAACATAAAGAAGCAGGGGCAATGGCAACGGTGTTAACAGCTTACATAGAAGAACCTGCTGGATATGGTCGTATCGTTCGTAATGAGAATGGTCATGTTGAAAAGATTGTTGAGCATAAGGATGCAAATGAGAAAGAATTAGCTATTAAAGAAATCAATACAGGTACGTATTGTTTTGATAATAAAGCTTTATTCGCTTCACTTTCTAAGGTTTCAAATGATAACGTACAAGGTGAATATTACCTGCCAGATGTTATTGAGATTTTAAAAAATGAAGGTCATATTGTATCGGCTTATCAAACAGAGCACTTCGATGAAACGTTAGGTGTTAACGACAGAGTCGCTCTATCGCAAGCGGAAATTATTATGAAAAACCGTATCAACCGAAAGAACATGGTAAATGGTGTTACAATTATTGATCCAAGTAACACGTATATTTCTGCTGATGCAATTATCGGTAGTGATACAGTTCTTCATCCAGGAACAATTATTGAGGGGAACACTGTAATTGGTTCTGATTGTGAAATTGGACCGCATACAGTAATTCGCGATAGTGAAATTGGAGATCGTACGACAATTCGTCAATCTACTGTACATGATAGTAAGCTTGGTACAGAAGTATCGGTTGGTCCATTTGCACATATTCGCCCAGATTCAGTTATTGGAGATGAAGTACGCGTTGGAAACTTCGTGGAAATCAAAAAAACTGTTTTTGGTAATAGAAGTAAAGCTTCACACTTAAGTTATATCGGGGATGCGCAAGTTGGAGAAGACGTGAATCTTGGTTGTGGTTCAATTACGGTGAACTATGACGGTAAGAATAAATTCAAAACTGTGATTGGTAACGGGGTATTTATTGGATGTAATTCAAACCTTGTTGCTCCTGTAACAGTTGAAGATGGTGCTTATGTGGCAGCAGGCTCTACAATTACAGAGAATGTTCCATCAAAAGCATTATCTGTAGCACGTGCACGTCAAGTTAACAAAGAAGACTATGTTGATCAATTGCTGAATAAGAAAAAATCATAATGTGGAGGGTTAATCTAGATGTCGACTCAATATCTAAATTCTAATTTGAAAGTATTCTCTTTAAACTCTAATAAGGAACTTGCTGAGCAAATTGCAAAGCACATTGGAGTAGGACTAGGAAAATGTTCTGTTGATCGTTTTAGTGATGGAGAAGTTCAAATTAACATTGAAGAAAGTATCCGTGGTTGCGATGTATTCATTATTCAATCTACAAGCTTCCCAGTAAACGAACATATCATGGAATTACTTATTATGATCGATGCATTAAAGCGTGCATCTGCAAAAACAATTAATATTGTTATTCCTTACTATGGTTATGCGCGTCAAGACCGTAAAGCGCGTTCTCGTGAACCAATTACATCGAAACTTGTAGCAAACTTGCTTGAAACAGCAGGTGCAACCCGTGTAATCACTCTAGATTTACATGCTCCACAAATTCAAGGGTTCTTTGATATCCCAATTGACCACCTAATGGGTGTACCGATTCTTTCAGATTACTTTGAAACAAAAGGTCTTAAAGATATCGTAATCGTGTCACCTGACCACGGTGGAGTAACTCGTGCTAGAAAAATGGCAGATCGCCTAAAAGCACCAATCGCTATTATTGATAAGCGTCGTCCTCGTCCGAACGTATCTGAGGTAATGAACATTATCGGTAATATTGAAGGTAAAACAGCAATTTTAATTGATGACATCATTGATACAGCTGGTACAATTACATTAGCAGCAAACGCTCTTGTTGAGAACGGTGCTTCTGAAGTATATGCTTGCTGTACACACCCAGTATTATCTGGTCCAGCAATTGAGCGTATCCAAAACTCAAATATTAAAGAGTTAGTTGTAACGAACTCTATCGTATTACCAGAAGAGAAGAAAATTGACAAAGTACATGAACTTTCAGTTGCTCCACTAATCGGAGAAGCAATCATTCGTGTATACGAAGAAGAATCTGTAAGTGTATTATTCAATTAATTGGATAGAATGAGACGTAACCAAGATTGGTTACGTCTTTTCGTATCGAAAAAAGAAAGTAGTGGTACAAGAATGAAATTGATAGTAGGACTTGGGAACCCGGGTAGAGAATATGAATTAACAAGGCATAATATTGGATTTATGGCGATTGATGAACTTGCAAAGCGTTGGAATATTTCTTTGAACGAACAAAAGTTTAAAGGCTTATTTGGTGCAGGATTTGTTAATGGAGAAAAAGTAATCTTATTAAAGCCACTTACATATATGAATTTATCTGGGGAAAGTATTCGTCCGCTAATGGATTACTATAAAATTGATGTAGAGGACTTCGTTGTTCTGTACGATGATTTAGATATCCCTGTAGGTAAATTACGCCTTCGTATGAAAGGTAGTGCTGGTGGACATAATGGTGTGAAATCAACAATTTCACATTTAGGAACACAAGAGTTTCAACGTATCCGCATGGGAATTGATCGTCCGAAAAATGGAATGAAGGTAGTAGATTATGTATTAGGACGTTTTACATCGGAAGAAATTCCTGATGTAAATCATTCTATTGAAAAAGCAGCAGATGCATGTGAAGAATGGTTAAATAAACCTTTTCTTCAAATCATGAATACTTTCAATAGTTAAGGGTATGATTAGGAATATTTTATTCTGTTTTTACCCATACTAGCAGTAAATGTATTTTTAGGAGGCTAGTATGGAAGGGTATTATTATTGCAGACATTGCGGGAGTAATGTAGGCTCCGTTACCGCAGAAAAAGTATATAGCGACGTTTTATTTCAACTAACAGAGCAAGAAGTAGTAGAGATGATTCATTTTCATGAGAATGGAAATATATATATAAAAACGATTTGTGAATTATGTCAAGAAACGCTCGCATCTTATCCTGAGTATTATGAATATGAAAAATTTCTGCAATAAAATGTTGTCGCTTTGGCGTGTCCAAAGCATTTTTCTGTTTTCTTTTTCCAAAATATTTGCATAAAATATAGTGGCTTGCTCTTTATGTTGAGAGGGGTTTTGAAAATGATAGGTTTATTAGAGCAATTTTATAAAAATGAAGAGATCCAATCGGTCATTAATGGACTAGAAGATGGTTTAAAAGAGCAACTTGTATCAGGTATGGCAACATCTTCTCGTTCGTTTTTAATGGCGGCCTTATATAAAAAAACAAAAAAATCACAACTTATTGTGACGCATAATTTATATCAAGCACAAAAAGTACATGAAGATTTAGTGGCGTTACTTGGTGAAAAAGATGTATGGCTATATCCAGTAAATGAATTGATAGCATCAGAACTTGGTGTTGCAAGCCCAGAATTGAAGGCACAACGTATTGAAGTGTTAAATCGCT
This genomic window from Bacillus anthracis str. Vollum contains:
- a CDS encoding RidA family protein, translating into MKVVQTNNAPQAIGPYSQGIIVNNMFYSSGQIPLTASGELVAGDVTVQTEQVFQNLQAVLEEAGASFDTVVKTTVFLKDMDDFNAVNEVYGSYFSAHKPARSCVQVAKLPKDVSVEIEVIALVK
- the glmU gene encoding bifunctional UDP-N-acetylglucosamine diphosphorylase/glucosamine-1-phosphate N-acetyltransferase GlmU gives rise to the protein MSNRFAVILAAGKGTRMKSKLYKVLHPVCGKHMVQHVVDQVSQLGLQKLVTVVGHGAEMVQEQLGNVSEFALQAEQLGTAHAVDQAAGVLANEEGTTLVICGDTPLITAETMEALLQQHKEAGAMATVLTAYIEEPAGYGRIVRNENGHVEKIVEHKDANEKELAIKEINTGTYCFDNKALFASLSKVSNDNVQGEYYLPDVIEILKNEGHIVSAYQTEHFDETLGVNDRVALSQAEIIMKNRINRKNMVNGVTIIDPSNTYISADAIIGSDTVLHPGTIIEGNTVIGSDCEIGPHTVIRDSEIGDRTTIRQSTVHDSKLGTEVSVGPFAHIRPDSVIGDEVRVGNFVEIKKTVFGNRSKASHLSYIGDAQVGEDVNLGCGSITVNYDGKNKFKTVIGNGVFIGCNSNLVAPVTVEDGAYVAAGSTITENVPSKALSVARARQVNKEDYVDQLLNKKKS
- a CDS encoding anti-sigma-F factor Fin; the protein is MEGYYYCRHCGSNVGSVTAEKVYSDVLFQLTEQEVVEMIHFHENGNIYIKTICELCQETLASYPEYYEYEKFLQ
- a CDS encoding ribose-phosphate diphosphokinase; this translates as MSTQYLNSNLKVFSLNSNKELAEQIAKHIGVGLGKCSVDRFSDGEVQINIEESIRGCDVFIIQSTSFPVNEHIMELLIMIDALKRASAKTINIVIPYYGYARQDRKARSREPITSKLVANLLETAGATRVITLDLHAPQIQGFFDIPIDHLMGVPILSDYFETKGLKDIVIVSPDHGGVTRARKMADRLKAPIAIIDKRRPRPNVSEVMNIIGNIEGKTAILIDDIIDTAGTITLAANALVENGASEVYACCTHPVLSGPAIERIQNSNIKELVVTNSIVLPEEKKIDKVHELSVAPLIGEAIIRVYEEESVSVLFN
- the purR gene encoding pur operon repressor; protein product: MKIRRSTRLVDMTYYLLQNPRQLVSLTFFAERYQSAKSSISEDLVIIKQTFEQQGVGTLQTIPGAAGGVKYIPYISEEEADLIIGELCSLFENPDRILPGGYLYMTDLLSNPRHINGAGRLFASVFARQPIDAVMTVATKGIPLAYAVANYLDVPVVIARKDNKVTEGPTVSINYVSGSSKRIQTMTLAKRSLPEGSNVLIIDDFMKAGGTIQGMMSMLEEFKANVVGIGVLVESTDIEERLINNFVSLIRLSEVDVKEKAIQVEKGNYSLAPFDEGIVEAE
- the ispE gene encoding 4-(cytidine 5'-diphospho)-2-C-methyl-D-erythritol kinase codes for the protein MKLLVKAPAKINLSLDVLGKRQDGYHEVKMIMTTIDLADRLELMELAEDRIEILSHNRYVPDDQRNLAYQAAKLLKEKFNVKKGVSITIEKTIPVAAGLAGGSSDAAATLRGLNKLWNLGLTIDQLAELGAEIGSDVSFCVYGGTAIATGRGEQIEHIKTPPSCWVILAKPHIGVSTADVYGNLKLNRVTHPNVDKMVDVINAGDYKGICDTVGNVLEDVTFAMHPEVARIKAQMKRFGADAVLMSGSGPTVFGLVHHDSRMHRIYNGLKGFCEQVYAVRLLGERETLE
- the pth gene encoding aminoacyl-tRNA hydrolase, which codes for MKLIVGLGNPGREYELTRHNIGFMAIDELAKRWNISLNEQKFKGLFGAGFVNGEKVILLKPLTYMNLSGESIRPLMDYYKIDVEDFVVLYDDLDIPVGKLRLRMKGSAGGHNGVKSTISHLGTQEFQRIRMGIDRPKNGMKVVDYVLGRFTSEEIPDVNHSIEKAADACEEWLNKPFLQIMNTFNS
- the spoVG gene encoding septation regulator SpoVG, whose product is MEVTDVRLRRVNTEGRMRAIASITLDHEFVVHDIRVIDGNNGLFVAMPSKRTPDGEFRDIAHPINSGTRSKIQDAVLTEYHRLGELEEVEFEEAGAS